A portion of the candidate division WOR-3 bacterium genome contains these proteins:
- a CDS encoding TolC family protein, which translates to PEPLKIWTKTEEGVLGAHISALLPTGADAEVSYELSKVNQTSNIYQDENYYEGNVFFSLSQPILGNFLPRNEIKYYERKYERELRNLERTERNVLSSLRANYVDLYILQRSFQTFSSMESLASRQYGELEHLYRSGYVEEVELLRDQSRLGLIILKKLETDSKISECMEELTLLIGEDSFIAIEPEKPDFAGNIMPLAQYELENLEDDIEDAVYLLEKEKSNTGISLDLSGYYGLDGRDEETVALYDVEENRWGIAAGITVPIFQFSDRERIKALEYSLSALRERKAGAEEELETERRKIETDAQRLLVRLEIAKATFGAAEKALLRTPWEMTSPSEQLSYLQDYTDALEAYGAVLKELLVLDLNFVNK; encoded by the coding sequence CCCGAACCTTTGAAGATATGGACCAAGACAGAGGAAGGGGTTCTGGGAGCGCATATCTCGGCATTACTGCCCACCGGCGCAGACGCCGAGGTTTCGTACGAGCTTTCGAAGGTCAATCAGACCTCCAACATATATCAGGATGAAAACTACTACGAGGGCAATGTTTTCTTCTCACTGTCACAGCCCATTTTGGGAAATTTTCTTCCCCGAAATGAAATAAAATACTACGAAAGAAAATACGAGAGAGAGCTCAGAAATTTGGAAAGAACTGAAAGAAATGTTCTGTCGTCGCTTAGGGCTAATTACGTCGATTTATACATACTCCAGCGCTCATTCCAGACTTTCAGTTCAATGGAGAGCCTTGCGTCGAGACAGTACGGCGAACTTGAACACCTCTACAGAAGCGGTTATGTAGAAGAAGTTGAACTTCTCAGGGACCAGAGCAGACTCGGCCTGATAATACTTAAAAAACTCGAGACAGACTCAAAAATTTCAGAATGCATGGAGGAACTCACGCTTTTGATAGGAGAAGATTCTTTCATCGCTATCGAACCGGAAAAGCCTGACTTTGCAGGCAATATCATGCCTCTTGCGCAATATGAACTTGAAAATCTTGAAGATGACATTGAAGACGCGGTTTACCTTCTCGAAAAGGAAAAATCCAACACGGGTATCTCGCTCGATCTTTCCGGATACTACGGTTTAGACGGAAGGGACGAGGAGACTGTCGCCCTCTACGACGTTGAGGAGAACAGATGGGGAATCGCCGCCGGTATTACTGTGCCGATATTTCAGTTTTCAGACAGGGAGAGGATAAAGGCGCTCGAATATTCACTGTCGGCGCTCAGAGAGAGAAAAGCCGGAGCAGAGGAGGAGCTGGAAACGGAGAGAAGAAAAATCGAGACTGATGCCCAAAGACTCCTGGTCAGACTCGAAATTGCTAAAGCGACTTTCGGAGCGGCTGAAAAAGCGCTCTTGAGGACTCCGTGGGAGATGACTTCACCTTCCGAACAG